From Bos javanicus breed banteng chromosome 5, ARS-OSU_banteng_1.0, whole genome shotgun sequence, the proteins below share one genomic window:
- the MGST1 gene encoding microsomal glutathione S-transferase 1 encodes MANLSQLMENEVFMAFASYTTIVLSKMMFMSTATAFYRLTRKVFANPEDCAGFGKGENAKKYLRTDDRVERVRRAHLNDLENIVPFLGIGLLYSLSGPDLSTAILHFRLFVGARIYHTIAYLTPLPQPNRALAFFIGYGVTLSMAYRLLKSKLYL; translated from the exons ATGGCCAACCTTTCACAGCTAATGGAGAATGAAGTATTCATGGCCTTTGCCTCCTACACGACGATTGTGCTTTCAAAAATGATGTTTATGAGCACTGCAACTGCATTCTATAGACTGACAAGAAAG GTTTTTGCCAACCCAGAAGACTGCGCGGGCTTcggcaaaggagaaaatgccaAGAAGTATCTTCGGACAGATGACAGGGTGGAACGTGTTCGAAG AGCCCACTTGAATGACCTTGAAAACATCGTGCCATTTCTTGGTATTGGCCTTCTGTATTCCTTGAGTGGTCCAGACCTCTCTACAGCCATCCTGCACTTCAGACTCTTTGTCGGAGCACGAATCTACCACACGATTGCGTATTTGACACCCCTTCCCCAGCCAAATCGCGCTTTGGCTTTTTTCATTGGCTATGGAGTTACACTTTCAATGGCTTACAGATTGCTGAAGAGTAAACTGTACCTGTAA